A stretch of DNA from bacterium:
CTGCGCGTTGGCCATCGAAAATGCCAAACGATACGATTCCACCCGACGCGAACTGAATCAACTTAAAAAGAGCGGCGAGCCTCGACGAGGACGTTTGATCGGATCGTCACCGGTGATGCAGCAACTTTATTCTCTGATAGACCGAGTGGCGGCAACCGATCTGCCGGTTTTCATCAGCGGAGAATCGGGAACCGGCAAGGAGTTGGTCGCACGGGAAATCCACGACGCGTCATCGCGAGCCGGTAAGCCGTTCGTTGCGCTGTATTGCGGCAACGTCTCGACGGAGATTTTCGAAAGCGAATTGTTCGGACACAAAGTGGGATCATTCACGGGAGCGGTGGCGGACAAGCCCGGCCTTGTGGAAGCGGCGGCCAAAGGGACGTTGTTCCTCGATGAGATCGCGGACATTTCCATGCCGTTGCAGGCCAAGCTGCTTCGCTTTCTTCAGGATTGGCAGTTTCGTCGGGTGGGCGAGACCTCGATGCGGCAGGCCGACGTGCGAGTCATCGCGGCGACCAACAAGGACCTTCCGCAGCAAGTCGCCGAAGGACGATTTCGTGAGGATCTGTACTACCGATTGTATATTCTCCCTATTGTCGTCCCGCCGCTGCGCGAACGGGTTGCCGACATCCCGCATCTGGTTCGACATTTTCTGGGCAAAAACCGCAAAACGCACAGCGGGCCGACGGGGATTGCTCCCGAAGCGCTGCGGCAATGGATGAATTATCCGTGGCCGGGAAACGTGCGTGAGCTGGAAAATGCAGTGGCGCGAGCGCAAGTTATCGCATCGGGAGATCGCGTTGAAGTGAGCGATTTGGTTGACGTTCGCCCGAATCCGCCGATCGCCGCGAAAAGAGATTTGAGCTGGAGTGCGGCGGAACGGCGGCACGTTCTGGAAGTACTGGCAGTGTGCGACGGAAACAAGAGCCGGGCCGCCAAGGTATTGGGCGTTTCCCGACGCTATCTCTACTACAAGCTCGAAGAGTGGGCGAAACTGGATTCGGGAAACGACGCCGAGCAGACCGCGAGGAAGGCGGCCCGATGAAAGCCCTGTCCGAACGCTTGACGGACATGAAGCCGGTTTCGCGCGGAGCGCTCGCAACCTGCTACCGCGCTCGCGAGATCGCTCTCGACCGCCCGGTGTTTCTCAAGGTGCTACACCCTGAAATCGGAGCGGATGCGGACTTGCGGGCCCGGTTCGCACGAGAAGCGCGGGCACTGGCGAGG
This window harbors:
- a CDS encoding sigma-54-dependent Fis family transcriptional regulator, with product MTAKPGLLSMEHVLSVGRKILELRPLNEVLRAVTDAVYESMQAENALVILRDETTDRHTVEASRRADGEHPLGLQDLSQTLLQEAMTSRKPILTESAVEDPRFSGQSSVILQHIQAAVIVPLVGRDRVEGAIYADSRTDRASFREENLGMLATLAAFCALAIENAKRYDSTRRELNQLKKSGEPRRGRLIGSSPVMQQLYSLIDRVAATDLPVFISGESGTGKELVAREIHDASSRAGKPFVALYCGNVSTEIFESELFGHKVGSFTGAVADKPGLVEAAAKGTLFLDEIADISMPLQAKLLRFLQDWQFRRVGETSMRQADVRVIAATNKDLPQQVAEGRFREDLYYRLYILPIVVPPLRERVADIPHLVRHFLGKNRKTHSGPTGIAPEALRQWMNYPWPGNVRELENAVARAQVIASGDRVEVSDLVDVRPNPPIAAKRDLSWSAAERRHVLEVLAVCDGNKSRAAKVLGVSRRYLYYKLEEWAKLDSGNDAEQTARKAAR